A genome region from Carassius gibelio isolate Cgi1373 ecotype wild population from Czech Republic chromosome A23, carGib1.2-hapl.c, whole genome shotgun sequence includes the following:
- the LOC127944898 gene encoding sodium/potassium-transporting ATPase subunit beta-2 isoform X1, with amino-acid sequence MAKDDEKKETGEWKEFFWNPRTHELLGRTASSWGLILLFYLIFYTFLAGMFCLTMYVMLLTLDDYKPTWQDRLATPGMMIRPKGDLLEIVYNMKNTESWDTYVQALDNFLAPYNDSQQVMKNDACVPDDYFIQEDSGEVRNNPKRSCQFNRTMLEECSGLRDHTYGYQDGKPCVLIKLNRVIGLRPGEKGRSPYVTCRARRFKDGEEWKEDSDKIGPITYFPPNGSFNLMYYPYYGKRAQVNYSQPLVAVKFMNITLNTDVNVECTINSNSNNTQFKISERDKFAGRVIFKLRIDTE; translated from the exons ATGGCCAAAGACGACGAGAAGAAGGAAACCGGGGAATGGAAGGAATTCTTCTGGAACCCGCGGACGCACGAGCTGCTCGGTAGAACGGCGAGCAGCTGGG gtCTGATCCTGTTGTTCTATCTGATCTTCTACACATTTCTGGCTGGCATGTTCTGTCTCACCATGTATGTGATGCTACTGACGCTAGATGATTACAAGCCCACTTGGCAGGACCGTCTGGCtacaccag GTATGATGATTCGGCCGAAAGGTGATCTTCTAGAAATCGTGTATAATATGAAGAACACGGAGAGCTGGGACACATATGTTCAGGCTCTGGATAACTTCCTTGCAC CTTATAACGACTCTCAGCAGGTGATGAAGAACGACGCCTGCGTCCCCGATGACTACTTCATCCAGGAGGACAGCGGAGAGGTGCGGAACAACCCCAAACGCTCCTGCCAGTTCAACCGCACCATGCTGGAAGAATGTTCCGGACTCAGGGACCACACGTACGGATACCAGGACGGAAAACCCTGCGTGCTCATCAAACTCAACCGG GTGATTGGGCTGAGGCCAGGTGAGAAGGGAAGGTCTCCGTACGTCACCTGTCGAGCAAGG AGGTTTAAAGATGGAGAGGAGTGG AAGGAAGATTCAGACAAAATCGGTCCAATCACATACTTCCCTCCAAACGGATCCTTCAACCTCATGTACTATCCCTACTACGGCAAGAGAGCACag GTGAATTATTCTCAGCCCCTGGTGGCTGTGAAGTTCATGAACATCACTCTCAACACGGACGTCAATGTGGAGTGTACGATCAACTCCAACTCTAACAACACTCAGTTCAAGATCAGCGAAAGAGACAAGTTCGCCGGCCGCGTGATCTTCAAGCTGCGCATCGACACAGAGTAG
- the LOC127944898 gene encoding sodium/potassium-transporting ATPase subunit beta-2 isoform X2 codes for MAKDDEKKETGEWKEFFWNPRTHELLGRTASSWGLILLFYLIFYTFLAGMFCLTMYVMLLTLDDYKPTWQDRLATPGMMIRPKGDLLEIVYNMKNTESWDTYVQALDNFLAPYNDSQQVMKNDACVPDDYFIQEDSGEVRNNPKRSCQFNRTMLEECSGLRDHTYGYQDGKPCVLIKLNRVIGLRPGEKGRSPYVTCRARKEDSDKIGPITYFPPNGSFNLMYYPYYGKRAQVNYSQPLVAVKFMNITLNTDVNVECTINSNSNNTQFKISERDKFAGRVIFKLRIDTE; via the exons ATGGCCAAAGACGACGAGAAGAAGGAAACCGGGGAATGGAAGGAATTCTTCTGGAACCCGCGGACGCACGAGCTGCTCGGTAGAACGGCGAGCAGCTGGG gtCTGATCCTGTTGTTCTATCTGATCTTCTACACATTTCTGGCTGGCATGTTCTGTCTCACCATGTATGTGATGCTACTGACGCTAGATGATTACAAGCCCACTTGGCAGGACCGTCTGGCtacaccag GTATGATGATTCGGCCGAAAGGTGATCTTCTAGAAATCGTGTATAATATGAAGAACACGGAGAGCTGGGACACATATGTTCAGGCTCTGGATAACTTCCTTGCAC CTTATAACGACTCTCAGCAGGTGATGAAGAACGACGCCTGCGTCCCCGATGACTACTTCATCCAGGAGGACAGCGGAGAGGTGCGGAACAACCCCAAACGCTCCTGCCAGTTCAACCGCACCATGCTGGAAGAATGTTCCGGACTCAGGGACCACACGTACGGATACCAGGACGGAAAACCCTGCGTGCTCATCAAACTCAACCGG GTGATTGGGCTGAGGCCAGGTGAGAAGGGAAGGTCTCCGTACGTCACCTGTCGAGCAAGG AAGGAAGATTCAGACAAAATCGGTCCAATCACATACTTCCCTCCAAACGGATCCTTCAACCTCATGTACTATCCCTACTACGGCAAGAGAGCACag GTGAATTATTCTCAGCCCCTGGTGGCTGTGAAGTTCATGAACATCACTCTCAACACGGACGTCAATGTGGAGTGTACGATCAACTCCAACTCTAACAACACTCAGTTCAAGATCAGCGAAAGAGACAAGTTCGCCGGCCGCGTGATCTTCAAGCTGCGCATCGACACAGAGTAG